A section of the Phacochoerus africanus isolate WHEZ1 chromosome 4, ROS_Pafr_v1, whole genome shotgun sequence genome encodes:
- the LOC125124574 gene encoding olfactory receptor 2AK2-like — translation MEPGNQPFGTDFILLGLFQYGPMNSFLFLAIAMAFSVALMGNIILILLIRLDRRLHSPMYFLLSQLSFIDMMYISTTVPKMAINFLSNNKTITFLGCESQTFVFLALGGTEALLLGFMSYDRYVAICHPLHYPVLMSKKICWFMVTCGWTSCCINSLIHTVYVFQLPFCRSRLVNHFFCEVPSLLPLVCQDTSQYEYTVLLSGLIILLLPFMAILASYACVLTVVFQMSSEKGRTKAISTCSSHLIVASLFYMTTLSTYTRPHSLHSPEEDKIVAVFYTIITPLLNPFIYSLRNKEVMGALRRLFVQKV, via the coding sequence ATGGAACCAGGAAATCAACCTTTTGGGACAGATTTTATACTTCTTGGTCTTTTCCAATATGGTCCAAtgaactcttttcttttccttgccatTGCAATGGCATTTTCAGTGGCTCTAATGGGGAACATCATACTGATTCTTCTCATTCGATTGGACCGCAGACTCCACAGTCCAATGTACTTTCTACTCAGTCAGCTATCTTTCATTGACATGATGTACATATCCACCACTGTGCCCAAGATGGCAATTAACTTTCTGTCCAATAATAAGACCATTACTTTTTTAGGCTGTGAGAGTCAAACATTTGTATTCTTGGCCCTTGGTGGAACTGAAGCTCTTCTTCTTGGTTTCATGTCGTATGATCGCTATGTAGCCATCTGTCATCCTTTGCATTACCCTGTACTCATGAGCAAGAAGATCTGTTGGTTCATGGTCACATGTGGGTGGACCAGTTGTTGTATCAACTCTTTAATACATACAGTGTATGTATTTCAACTTCCTTTCTGTAGATCTCGACTTGTTAATCACTTTTTCTGTGAAGTTCCATCCCTTTTGCCATTGGTGTGTCAGGACACTTCTCAGTATGAATACACAGTACTCCTGAGTGGCCTTATTATTCTGTTGTTGCCATTCATGGCCATTCTAGCTTCCTATGCCTGTGTGCTTACTGTGGTGTTCCAAATGAGTTCAGAAAAAGGACGGACAAAAGCTATCTCTACTTGTTCCTCACATCTTATTGTGGCAAGCCTATTCTATATGACCACTCTCTCCACCTATACAAggccacattccttacattcccCTGAAGAGGATAAGATCGTAGCTGTGTTTTATACCATTATCACACCTCTTCTGAAtcccttcatctacagcctgaggaataaAGAAGTCATGGGGGCCTTGAGGAGATTATTTGTACAGAAAGTTTGA